A portion of the Paenibacillus sp. PvR098 genome contains these proteins:
- a CDS encoding GerMN domain-containing protein, producing the protein MVTLNKNWHKVLAATAVFTLLLSGCGQSKPPAQGAGETPPANMGQGSQQGTDTPPQTATPAPNQEQNKQMKVKTYYSDSNFEKLIEKETTISYKQDADKYRAALESLKTSPDNQSLTLFKGFTFNKVDLKDGQITIDLSMAPESHLGSGGEDMLLNALQKTLFQFSEIQAIEVLVDGEQVESLMGHMDLPHPIKRN; encoded by the coding sequence GTGGTAACGTTGAACAAGAACTGGCATAAAGTATTGGCGGCCACCGCCGTATTCACCCTGCTGCTTTCGGGCTGCGGACAGAGTAAGCCGCCCGCGCAGGGCGCAGGAGAAACTCCACCTGCCAATATGGGGCAAGGTTCACAGCAGGGGACGGATACGCCGCCTCAGACTGCGACGCCTGCACCGAACCAAGAGCAGAACAAACAAATGAAGGTAAAGACCTATTACAGTGATTCCAACTTCGAGAAGCTGATCGAGAAAGAAACGACAATTAGCTATAAGCAGGATGCAGATAAGTATCGAGCGGCGCTGGAAAGTTTGAAGACAAGTCCTGATAACCAATCACTTACGCTGTTTAAAGGCTTTACTTTTAACAAGGTTGACTTGAAAGACGGACAGATTACGATTGATTTATCCATGGCCCCCGAATCCCACCTGGGTTCCGGAGGAGAGGATATGCTTCTGAATGCACTTCAAAAGACGCTGTTTCAGTTTAGCGAGATCCAGGCCATTGAAGTGCTGGTAGACGGGGAGCAAGTAGAGAGCTTAATGGGACATATGGACCTGCCACATCCGATCAAACGAAACTAA
- a CDS encoding GDSL-type esterase/lipase family protein produces MKSSRWIWRTIGLSALVSTMLCVVGFAYAVNQIMFPKPVVLGNTGEVSQPAEQQPKQDTWAAKEQIRIVALGDSLTAGTGDLTGKGYVGQVRDKLEQQMIKPVFVYNNFAIPGFRTYDLLKDWDGKKEDLEKALGEADLVLLTIGGNDLFEGGADIFDTQGEEGAQGASASQAIADSSQGSDGTSPQSSQGTPDTGEGFNPAAAAQRIPEALNRLEQVFDRVSKASPGARIMYVGLYHPFLGLDPNRAGSPVIQGWNTAAFELASRHPNITVVPTYDLFELNLNKYLYSDHFHPNQEGYERIAERIVDILK; encoded by the coding sequence GTGAAATCATCACGATGGATATGGCGTACGATTGGGTTGTCGGCGCTGGTGTCCACGATGCTGTGTGTAGTGGGATTCGCATATGCCGTGAACCAGATCATGTTTCCTAAGCCTGTCGTATTGGGGAATACAGGGGAGGTTTCTCAGCCCGCAGAGCAGCAGCCGAAGCAGGATACTTGGGCAGCGAAAGAGCAGATTCGCATCGTCGCTCTGGGGGATTCATTAACGGCGGGGACCGGAGATTTGACGGGCAAGGGATACGTCGGACAAGTGAGGGACAAGCTGGAGCAGCAGATGATCAAACCGGTATTCGTTTATAATAACTTTGCCATCCCCGGCTTCCGCACGTACGATTTGTTGAAAGATTGGGATGGTAAAAAAGAGGACTTGGAGAAAGCTCTTGGCGAAGCCGACCTGGTGCTGCTGACGATTGGCGGCAACGATTTATTTGAGGGCGGAGCGGATATTTTCGATACACAAGGCGAAGAGGGAGCACAAGGCGCGTCTGCATCGCAAGCCATTGCGGATTCGTCTCAAGGCTCCGATGGGACAAGCCCGCAAAGCTCCCAAGGGACACCGGATACAGGAGAAGGCTTCAACCCGGCAGCAGCAGCGCAGCGGATTCCGGAAGCGCTGAATCGACTAGAACAGGTGTTTGACCGGGTTAGCAAGGCAAGCCCCGGTGCGAGAATCATGTACGTGGGCTTGTATCATCCGTTCCTGGGTCTGGACCCCAATCGGGCAGGGTCTCCGGTGATTCAAGGCTGGAACACGGCCGCTTTCGAACTGGCCAGCCGTCATCCGAATATTACGGTCGTGCCGACCTATGATTTGTTCGAGCTGAATTTGAATAAATACTTATATAGCGATCATTTTCATCCGAATCAGGAAGGTTATGAACGGATTGCGGAGCGGATTGTTGATATATTGAAATAA
- a CDS encoding dynamin family protein has protein sequence MKSVMTSGEGISVEEKKKFMNSDVTMQEAVRHLLHQVEQTGDKENVRKLTQLLAKAESGRLHLAFCGHFSAGKSSLINKLCGHMLLPSSPIPTSANIVSIVNGEAGARVIHRDDTFGEGGAAKIEQVALDDLAEHCRNGESIETVEIRYPIPFLESHAALLDTPGIDSTDDAHHLATESALHLADVVFYVMDYNHVQSEINLAFAKKMTEWGKPLYLIVNMVDKHREQELPFTSYQEGVREAFTNWGVQPAGIVYTSVKMPDHPASQWSELTRLLSGLIELGEPLVGLSLEKSARALAAAHAAKMAEENDPAKEALHARIAADEGYESAQEQLREASSELARLIALPQKLVLAARKDVTAVLEAANVIPAVTRDLAQVYLESRRPGFKVGWLGSAAKTAAEREQRLTAIHRDFVSQVETQVQRHVQQSVKAIFQGQGLPSDMVTELTDRIQPEITPEWMAAQVNEAASFGGEYTMTYSKQIAAEAKAMYRKQSFAAADELAEALAAALKSRIEALRQQVADLDARLDASRELERLARAEAAYGESLLAQLPAAAAPALPAPAATAAPQAQPSASPAGREPSEGLAWLAQQAGRGPGAGGAVLAAGGHRSRLRDAAARLNAAAQELDGAAALQTIRRSLQEKAERLENNRFTVALFGAFSAGKSSFANALIGERVLPVSPNPTTAAINKIMPPDPEAGWPHGTAKVRLKSRDRLTADLLYSLEVLGVPANTLDGALEIVRRLKADQVPGKGKPHYAFLKAVEKGWAEMSPSLGQELRVTADQFGDYAADEARSCFVDLIELYYANPLTEQGVVLVDTPGADSINARHTGVAFEYIKNADAILFVTYYNHAFSHADKEFLLQLGRVKDSFEMDKMFFVVNAADLASSAEELEGVVDHVESNLLQHGIRQPRIYPLSSYYALEGKLQKEEETISQSGILRFEQEFVRFTFEELTEMAILAGDADIRRAADTLQRWMSSAREDATERSRQAEALRTSLSAGVSLLERQDGDADARELAREIQELLYYVKQRTQYRFGELFNLAFNPSVFREDGRDVKAVLQSAWEDLRRMISFDLTQEVLATTLRIENKINKLLKQSAETWAAAIQERGIASFDSPGFEPKKLRTPELTPLLHAEDIQVKWLASYYKNPKHFFEGDGKAQLRRELESRLNGPMDRFVEAQTALLAAAYEAQLRSATTELADRLGQALEEHASGLIEALEMKLDLNALQAKHDRLLNCIGDVH, from the coding sequence ATGAAAAGCGTAATGACTTCTGGTGAGGGCATATCGGTTGAAGAGAAAAAGAAGTTCATGAACTCAGATGTAACGATGCAGGAGGCGGTCCGCCATCTACTGCATCAAGTCGAGCAGACAGGGGACAAGGAGAATGTCCGCAAGCTGACGCAGCTGCTGGCTAAAGCAGAGAGCGGACGGCTTCATTTAGCATTTTGCGGACATTTCTCGGCAGGGAAGTCTAGCTTGATTAACAAGCTTTGCGGACATATGCTGCTTCCTTCAAGTCCGATCCCCACAAGCGCAAACATTGTAAGTATCGTCAATGGGGAAGCCGGAGCCCGAGTAATTCATAGGGATGATACCTTTGGCGAAGGCGGAGCAGCGAAAATTGAGCAAGTGGCGCTGGATGATCTTGCGGAGCACTGCCGGAACGGTGAATCGATTGAAACGGTCGAGATCCGCTATCCGATTCCATTTCTGGAGTCGCATGCGGCGCTTTTGGATACACCGGGGATCGACTCAACGGACGACGCGCATCATTTGGCGACGGAATCGGCGCTTCATTTGGCCGATGTGGTGTTCTATGTGATGGATTATAACCATGTGCAGTCGGAAATCAATCTGGCCTTTGCAAAAAAAATGACGGAGTGGGGTAAGCCGCTTTATCTGATCGTCAATATGGTGGATAAGCACCGCGAACAGGAACTGCCGTTCACCTCTTATCAAGAGGGGGTTCGCGAGGCTTTCACGAACTGGGGCGTTCAACCGGCCGGTATCGTCTACACCTCGGTGAAAATGCCGGATCACCCGGCCAGCCAGTGGAGCGAGCTTACACGGTTGCTCAGCGGGCTGATCGAGCTGGGGGAGCCCTTGGTAGGGCTTAGCCTTGAGAAGTCGGCGCGCGCATTAGCGGCGGCGCATGCCGCGAAGATGGCCGAGGAGAACGATCCGGCTAAGGAAGCGCTGCATGCCCGAATCGCCGCGGACGAGGGGTACGAGTCTGCGCAGGAGCAGCTTCGCGAAGCGAGCTCTGAGCTTGCTCGGCTTATCGCGCTGCCGCAGAAGCTTGTGTTAGCGGCGCGCAAGGACGTGACGGCAGTGCTCGAAGCCGCGAACGTGATACCGGCCGTGACTCGGGATTTGGCGCAGGTCTATTTGGAGAGTCGTAGGCCGGGCTTCAAGGTCGGTTGGCTTGGCTCTGCGGCGAAGACTGCGGCGGAGCGGGAGCAGCGCCTTACCGCGATTCATCGCGACTTCGTGTCGCAGGTAGAGACGCAGGTGCAGCGTCACGTACAGCAATCGGTGAAGGCGATCTTTCAAGGCCAAGGCCTGCCGTCCGACATGGTAACCGAATTGACGGATCGAATCCAGCCAGAGATCACGCCTGAGTGGATGGCGGCTCAAGTAAACGAAGCGGCCAGCTTTGGCGGGGAATACACAATGACGTATTCGAAGCAGATTGCGGCTGAAGCGAAAGCCATGTATCGCAAGCAGTCGTTCGCTGCGGCTGACGAGCTGGCTGAGGCTCTCGCAGCGGCGCTGAAGTCTCGCATTGAGGCGCTGCGCCAGCAGGTCGCCGATCTTGACGCGCGGCTGGACGCCTCGCGCGAACTCGAGCGGCTCGCGCGGGCGGAGGCCGCCTACGGCGAGTCGCTGCTTGCGCAGCTCCCCGCCGCGGCGGCGCCCGCGCTGCCTGCGCCTGCGGCGACGGCTGCGCCTCAAGCGCAGCCGTCCGCTTCGCCCGCCGGGCGCGAGCCAAGCGAGGGACTCGCTTGGCTCGCGCAGCAGGCGGGCCGCGGCCCGGGGGCCGGCGGAGCTGTGCTCGCCGCGGGCGGCCATCGCAGCCGGCTGCGCGATGCCGCAGCACGGCTGAACGCCGCCGCGCAGGAGCTGGACGGCGCAGCAGCGCTGCAAACTATCCGCCGCTCCTTGCAGGAGAAGGCGGAGCGGCTGGAGAACAACCGCTTCACTGTAGCGCTGTTCGGTGCCTTCAGTGCAGGCAAATCGAGCTTCGCCAACGCATTGATCGGCGAGCGGGTGCTGCCCGTATCGCCAAATCCGACCACGGCGGCGATTAACAAGATCATGCCTCCCGATCCGGAGGCCGGTTGGCCGCATGGAACCGCCAAGGTAAGGCTGAAAAGCCGGGACAGGCTGACGGCCGACCTTCTTTACTCGCTTGAAGTGCTAGGCGTGCCTGCCAATACGCTGGATGGGGCGCTGGAGATCGTACGACGCTTAAAGGCGGATCAGGTGCCGGGCAAAGGCAAGCCGCACTACGCCTTCTTGAAGGCGGTGGAGAAGGGCTGGGCGGAGATGAGCCCGAGCCTCGGGCAGGAGCTTCGCGTTACGGCGGACCAGTTCGGCGACTATGCCGCCGACGAAGCCCGTTCATGCTTCGTCGATCTGATCGAGCTTTATTACGCGAATCCGCTCACGGAGCAGGGTGTCGTGCTGGTGGATACCCCCGGAGCGGATTCTATCAACGCCCGCCATACCGGAGTGGCCTTTGAATATATCAAAAATGCCGATGCGATTCTGTTCGTCACCTACTACAATCATGCGTTCTCGCATGCGGATAAAGAATTTTTGCTCCAGCTGGGTCGTGTGAAAGATAGCTTCGAAATGGATAAAATGTTCTTTGTCGTCAATGCTGCCGATCTGGCTTCTTCCGCAGAAGAGCTGGAGGGAGTCGTGGACCACGTGGAAAGCAACCTGCTGCAGCACGGTATCCGTCAGCCGCGCATTTACCCGCTTTCAAGTTATTATGCACTAGAGGGTAAGCTGCAGAAGGAGGAAGAAACGATTAGCCAATCCGGAATTCTCCGATTCGAGCAGGAGTTCGTCCGTTTCACCTTTGAAGAGCTTACGGAAATGGCTATTCTTGCAGGGGACGCGGATATCCGTCGTGCAGCGGATACGCTGCAGCGATGGATGAGCAGCGCAAGGGAGGATGCGACGGAACGGAGCCGGCAAGCCGAAGCGCTGCGGACATCATTGAGCGCGGGTGTCTCGCTGCTGGAGCGGCAGGACGGAGATGCCGATGCGCGGGAGCTGGCAAGGGAAATTCAAGAGCTGCTCTATTATGTCAAGCAGCGGACGCAGTACCGTTTTGGCGAGTTGTTCAATCTTGCCTTCAATCCGTCCGTGTTCCGTGAGGATGGCAGAGACGTGAAAGCGGTGCTTCAATCGGCCTGGGAGGACCTACGGCGTATGATTTCGTTTGATTTAACGCAGGAGGTGCTTGCGACCACGCTGCGTATAGAGAATAAAATCAACAAACTGCTTAAGCAATCGGCAGAGACATGGGCAGCCGCGATCCAGGAGAGAGGGATTGCGTCCTTTGACTCTCCGGGCTTTGAGCCGAAGAAGCTGCGCACACCGGAGCTGACGCCTTTGCTGCACGCGGAGGATATTCAAGTCAAATGGCTTGCCAGCTACTATAAAAATCCCAAGCATTTTTTCGAGGGGGATGGGAAAGCCCAGCTCCGCCGGGAATTGGAATCGAGGTTGAACGGTCCGATGGACCGCTTTGTCGAAGCTCAAACCGCACTGCTGGCAGCAGCTTATGAGGCTCAGCTGCGCAGCGCGACGACGGAGCTTGCGGACCGCCTGGGTCAAGCGCTGGAGGAGCACGCTTCCGGTTTGATCGAAGCGCTCGAAATGAAGCTGGACCTGAACGCGCTGCAAGCCAAGCACGATCGGCTGCTGAACTGCATTGGAGATGTTCATTAA
- a CDS encoding NAD/NADP transhydrogenase alpha subunit gives MKCISVYTSNFEVFSDIYEKVLQTPLQENEELQVDGVTVSESGSVPENYLNRMKQRPEVVVMKVKDKDITILQHRDVFEIFIPETENMVH, from the coding sequence ATGAAATGCATATCGGTATATACCAGTAACTTTGAAGTGTTCTCAGATATTTATGAGAAGGTGCTCCAAACGCCGCTTCAGGAAAATGAAGAATTGCAAGTGGACGGTGTGACTGTTTCGGAGTCCGGCAGCGTCCCGGAAAATTATTTAAACCGGATGAAGCAGCGACCTGAAGTGGTTGTGATGAAAGTCAAGGATAAAGACATTACGATTTTGCAGCACCGCGATGTGTTCGAAATTTTTATCCCTGAGACGGAAAATATGGTACACTAA
- a CDS encoding S-layer homology domain-containing protein, translated as MKTKKQRQAKRLAAAVLALSLTVSGSAFAEQTGTGVSARAGTTVSAGVVQSFSDVSPQHWAIKHITKLASIGIIQGYERAEYRPENSVSQQDVIVMAIRMMGLEDQALDNQTATVLPILVSDYAKPYVAYAFDKGLILTQEEAADTTSKTAWGSREATREWVAKLVIRAIGREDLARQQAASPSTFTDAKNMSDWANGYINAAAELQIVQGFEDNGFQPQGKVTRAQMATFLSRADKELTTRSERVSIGYVMELTDRKISVLNHQGTTNSYTISAGTVIYNAKDDTRIPLSTIKLTNEVYVVHNQGGALYVELTSDQEQMETYEGTLGQTFLDQMMLSVQQGTQSTLYKLASNVTITDASGRGFSLGSIEPGSILELKRNKLLQENEISHIIVKQAPLSKTAEGTVLNINTDQKQITFLEQTTGLNETYPFPALATVTMPDGTITDLSRLRVGDSVTYNIKSNEAVSVTIRKQADVTQAMEGSLESLSDDKKIMTVKKSGGTTLGAYFIADNAVVSIEGLPNASLFDIETGDTLKLDLVNDKVVKVNVTSRSVKQYVFATIIGYDADRKLLTIEADNGEFGVFRLTDSTAIKFGDATLPVSNFQSMFLTNTGNKRKVDLKVSKDKVVQVQLTQYVEGTVSQINSTTNEMTIRTVGGQNLTFKAYSSIKVELLNKPNGAMADLKVGDSIRANVNVGDQTMITDIVMKQAGMYKVLYTTPSSRQVNVKDENGSMLTFTVDSNDKIINPGKTSHAFEDIQVDEYIKASFNGIKLENVTLLNTLRGKVTGVDATLGTVTVQDFQGNVQVLPLGSQFTIKLNGTVSAAITSLKPNDRVEWIRDANEKITIHVATASNRVISSYLYEVNQLILKPTGGNDKTSYSFFAKAYLHKGNQTVAANAFMENEEVTIYVLDDKIIEIERP; from the coding sequence ATGAAGACCAAGAAACAAAGGCAAGCGAAAAGGCTGGCTGCTGCCGTACTAGCGCTCTCTCTTACGGTCAGCGGCTCGGCTTTCGCCGAGCAAACAGGGACAGGAGTCAGCGCGAGGGCAGGAACGACAGTATCGGCAGGGGTAGTCCAAAGCTTTTCTGATGTGAGCCCACAGCATTGGGCAATTAAGCATATTACCAAGCTCGCTTCCATTGGCATTATTCAAGGCTATGAGAGAGCGGAATACCGTCCCGAAAACTCTGTTTCCCAACAGGATGTCATTGTCATGGCCATCCGAATGATGGGGTTGGAGGATCAGGCGCTTGATAATCAGACAGCGACGGTACTGCCTATATTAGTTAGCGATTATGCTAAGCCATATGTGGCTTATGCGTTTGACAAAGGATTGATCTTGACGCAAGAAGAGGCCGCAGATACGACCTCCAAAACAGCCTGGGGCTCCCGTGAAGCTACTCGTGAATGGGTGGCTAAGCTGGTTATTCGTGCCATTGGAAGAGAGGATCTTGCTCGTCAACAGGCGGCTTCCCCGTCTACATTCACGGATGCCAAAAACATGTCTGATTGGGCTAACGGCTATATTAATGCCGCAGCGGAGCTTCAGATCGTTCAAGGCTTTGAAGATAACGGCTTTCAGCCGCAGGGTAAAGTGACGCGGGCTCAAATGGCCACCTTCCTCAGCCGCGCAGACAAAGAGTTAACGACTCGTTCCGAACGTGTATCTATCGGCTACGTAATGGAGTTAACGGACCGAAAAATCAGCGTCCTGAATCATCAAGGCACAACGAACAGCTACACGATTTCAGCGGGTACGGTCATTTATAACGCGAAGGACGATACCCGGATTCCTCTTTCAACCATCAAGCTTACGAATGAAGTATATGTCGTACATAATCAAGGCGGCGCTTTGTATGTCGAGCTGACGAGCGATCAGGAACAGATGGAAACGTACGAAGGTACACTTGGGCAGACGTTCTTGGATCAAATGATGCTGTCCGTTCAGCAGGGCACTCAAAGCACCTTGTACAAGCTCGCTTCCAATGTAACGATAACGGATGCTTCGGGTCGCGGTTTCAGCTTAGGCTCGATCGAACCGGGAAGTATTCTGGAGTTGAAGCGTAATAAGCTGCTGCAGGAGAATGAGATTTCTCATATCATAGTTAAGCAAGCTCCATTAAGCAAAACGGCGGAAGGTACCGTACTCAACATCAATACGGACCAAAAGCAAATCACGTTCCTGGAGCAAACCACGGGACTAAACGAAACTTATCCATTCCCCGCGCTCGCTACCGTTACCATGCCTGATGGTACGATAACCGATCTGTCAAGGCTGCGCGTTGGCGATTCCGTCACGTATAACATTAAGTCCAACGAAGCGGTTTCAGTCACGATCCGCAAGCAGGCAGACGTCACGCAAGCAATGGAAGGCTCTTTGGAAAGTCTGAGCGATGACAAGAAGATTATGACGGTCAAAAAAAGCGGAGGCACTACACTCGGAGCTTATTTTATTGCCGATAATGCGGTGGTGTCCATCGAAGGCTTGCCGAACGCCAGCTTATTTGATATTGAAACGGGAGACACGCTAAAGCTGGATCTCGTGAACGATAAAGTGGTCAAAGTGAATGTGACGAGCCGTTCGGTGAAGCAATATGTTTTTGCTACCATTATTGGATACGATGCTGACAGGAAGCTGCTTACGATTGAAGCCGACAACGGGGAATTCGGAGTATTCCGCTTAACGGACTCGACCGCGATTAAATTCGGGGATGCCACACTTCCGGTTTCCAACTTCCAATCCATGTTTCTCACGAATACGGGCAACAAGAGAAAAGTGGATTTGAAGGTTTCCAAAGATAAAGTCGTGCAAGTTCAATTAACGCAATATGTCGAGGGCACCGTATCCCAGATTAACAGCACGACGAACGAGATGACCATACGGACGGTAGGAGGCCAAAATCTGACGTTCAAAGCGTACTCCAGCATCAAAGTGGAGCTGCTGAACAAACCGAATGGCGCCATGGCTGATTTGAAGGTCGGAGATTCGATACGCGCGAATGTGAATGTCGGGGACCAGACGATGATCACCGATATCGTTATGAAGCAGGCCGGGATGTATAAGGTGCTGTACACGACCCCTAGTTCCCGTCAGGTGAACGTGAAGGACGAGAATGGCTCGATGCTTACGTTTACGGTGGACAGCAATGACAAAATCATCAATCCGGGCAAGACATCACATGCGTTTGAGGACATCCAAGTCGACGAATATATCAAAGCGAGCTTCAATGGTATCAAGCTGGAGAATGTTACGCTTCTGAATACGCTGCGCGGCAAAGTGACGGGTGTGGACGCAACGCTGGGAACCGTGACTGTGCAGGACTTCCAAGGTAATGTTCAGGTGCTGCCGCTTGGATCTCAATTTACGATTAAGTTGAACGGAACGGTATCGGCTGCCATTACTTCTTTGAAGCCGAATGACCGGGTGGAATGGATCCGTGATGCGAATGAAAAAATAACGATTCATGTCGCTACAGCTTCCAACCGTGTTATATCCTCCTACTTGTATGAGGTGAATCAGTTGATTCTGAAGCCGACGGGCGGTAACGACAAGACGTCCTATAGCTTCTTCGCCAAAGCTTATTTGCATAAAGGCAATCAGACTGTTGCCGCCAATGCCTTCATGGAGAATGAAGAAGTGACAATTTATGTGCTTGATGATAAAATTATCGAGATAGAAAGGCCCTAA
- the nth gene encoding endonuclease III, whose protein sequence is MNQTKTRIILDHIAEMYPDAHCELHHSNPFELTIAVLLSAQCTDETVNKVTATLFQKYKRPEDYLAVPLEELEQDIRRIGLFRNKAKNIQALCALLLDKYDGEVPREHEKLVELPGVGRKTANVVVSNAFGVPAIAVDTHVERVSKRLGLAGAKDTVLEVEKKLMKRVPREEWTLTHHRLIFFGRYHCKAQNPKCELCPLLEHCREGKKRMKTNPSRKPIPKGRTVKSVNGERIG, encoded by the coding sequence ATGAATCAAACGAAGACACGAATCATACTTGATCACATCGCCGAGATGTATCCCGATGCCCATTGCGAGCTTCATCATTCAAATCCGTTCGAACTGACCATTGCCGTCCTTTTGTCCGCCCAATGCACGGACGAAACGGTGAACAAAGTGACTGCCACATTATTTCAGAAATACAAGCGTCCTGAGGATTATTTGGCGGTACCGTTAGAGGAATTGGAGCAGGATATCCGCAGGATCGGATTGTTCCGAAACAAAGCGAAGAATATTCAAGCGCTTTGCGCGCTCCTATTGGACAAGTATGATGGAGAAGTTCCCCGAGAGCATGAAAAGCTGGTAGAACTGCCTGGCGTCGGACGGAAAACAGCAAATGTGGTTGTTTCCAATGCGTTCGGCGTACCTGCGATTGCCGTTGATACCCACGTAGAGCGGGTATCCAAAAGATTAGGCCTGGCGGGTGCGAAGGATACCGTGCTGGAAGTGGAGAAGAAGTTAATGAAACGGGTGCCGCGTGAGGAATGGACACTGACGCATCACCGGCTCATTTTTTTCGGGCGTTACCACTGTAAGGCGCAAAATCCGAAATGCGAGTTATGCCCGTTGTTGGAGCATTGCCGAGAAGGAAAAAAACGTATGAAAACGAACCCGAGTAGGAAACCTATACCAAAGGGCAGAACTGTCAAAAGCGTAAATGGAGAAAGGATCGGATAA
- a CDS encoding M23 family metallopeptidase: MKNRTSARRRTLAFIQWFTAFAVIVVVVISGRWFVKAQTVVLYDVFLDDQLVGTVSDAEVVKRWKADRYEEAMQRHSYYRVTSNLERLRFEDNKKLRGVYDDNAVLAALNEQIIFSYFAVEIRIDGRTVGIVKDPMTATALLDQVKAPYTASIKRKEVTALSEGREKRTASEVRTTAEFLQKVELVETAVIPGEVEAFEAVLDRIVNGDVQPMEYTVQSGDCISIIAQRYGISSNRIRANNPGVKNDLIRIGQKLALTVKQPLLTVVTTETRTEQVKVPSGIKYEKDNELKAGVIQIVSSGKPGLKQVSYQTIRVNGEQTEEKMIGEALIEAPVQSIVRQGTKVIPGSGTGKFAMPVLSAKVSSEFGLRWGRNHNGTDFVSDQRGILASDNGKVVFAGWKSGYGNCIIIDHGNGFETLYGHLSKLGVREGEVVKKGEKIGSMGSTGNSTGVHLHFEIIKNGRQQNPMKYFSL; this comes from the coding sequence TTGAAGAACCGCACGAGCGCAAGGAGAAGGACGCTGGCTTTCATTCAATGGTTTACAGCCTTTGCTGTGATTGTGGTTGTCGTGATTTCGGGCCGATGGTTTGTAAAAGCCCAAACCGTGGTCCTATACGATGTTTTCTTGGACGACCAATTGGTGGGTACGGTGTCCGATGCCGAAGTGGTCAAGCGCTGGAAGGCGGATCGCTATGAGGAAGCAATGCAGCGGCACTCTTATTACCGGGTTACTTCGAATCTGGAGCGGCTTCGCTTTGAGGATAACAAGAAGTTACGTGGAGTGTATGACGATAATGCCGTCCTGGCCGCGTTGAACGAACAAATCATATTTTCTTATTTTGCAGTAGAAATTCGGATTGACGGAAGAACAGTCGGTATTGTAAAGGATCCCATGACGGCAACCGCACTATTGGACCAGGTGAAGGCGCCTTATACAGCATCAATCAAGCGGAAGGAGGTCACTGCTCTGTCCGAGGGTCGAGAAAAGAGGACAGCGTCCGAAGTGCGGACAACCGCCGAATTTTTGCAAAAGGTGGAGCTGGTGGAAACAGCCGTGATACCGGGTGAAGTGGAAGCTTTCGAGGCCGTGTTGGACCGGATTGTAAACGGTGATGTTCAGCCTATGGAATATACGGTGCAAAGCGGGGATTGCATCTCGATTATCGCGCAAAGGTATGGGATTTCTTCAAATAGGATTCGAGCGAACAATCCGGGTGTTAAAAATGATCTCATTCGCATCGGCCAAAAGCTGGCCCTGACGGTAAAGCAGCCTTTGCTTACCGTAGTAACGACCGAGACGCGGACGGAACAAGTGAAGGTACCTAGCGGAATAAAATATGAGAAGGACAATGAGCTCAAAGCCGGCGTCATTCAGATTGTATCGAGCGGCAAGCCTGGGTTAAAGCAGGTGTCTTACCAAACGATCCGCGTGAACGGTGAGCAAACGGAAGAAAAAATGATCGGTGAGGCGCTGATCGAGGCGCCAGTGCAAAGCATCGTTCGGCAGGGAACGAAAGTGATCCCCGGATCAGGGACAGGGAAATTCGCCATGCCGGTGCTTAGCGCCAAAGTGAGCAGCGAATTTGGTCTTCGATGGGGCAGAAATCATAACGGTACCGATTTCGTGTCCGATCAGCGGGGGATTTTGGCTTCCGACAACGGTAAGGTCGTATTCGCCGGCTGGAAATCAGGCTATGGGAACTGTATTATCATTGATCACGGCAACGGGTTCGAAACGTTGTATGGACATCTAAGCAAGCTGGGGGTCCGTGAGGGCGAAGTCGTTAAAAAAGGTGAAAAAATCGGCAGCATGGGCAGCACAGGCAATTCTACGGGTGTCCATTTGCATTTTGAAATTATCAAAAACGGCCGGCAGCAAAATCCAATGAAATATTTTAGCTTATAA